From a region of the Notolabrus celidotus isolate fNotCel1 chromosome 14, fNotCel1.pri, whole genome shotgun sequence genome:
- the tlcd5a gene encoding TLC domain-containing protein 5a, producing MTLLVVFALLSLSCWVFFYFILCTVNGSRSYEWNCRLVTLLHGILAVCITSYIGYVDGPWPFTHPGTKNTPLQMSAMLVSLGYFFFDMAWCVYFRTEGAVMLAHHTMSILGILLTLWLGESGIEGCAVLFGSEITNPLLQARWFLKQTGHYRTVLGDIVDISFVSLFVVMRVFVGGTMLYCELISPRPRFFIKCGGVAMYVLSWVFMVDIVRFAIRKSKRWQKEQRDQQETVAANGYELKKD from the exons ATGACACTGCTTGTGGTTTTTGCGCTCCTGTCCCTGTCCTGCTGGGTCTTTTTCTACTTCATCTTGTGTACTGTTAACGGGTCCAGGAGCTATGAGTGGAACTGTCGCCTCGTCACACTGCTGCACGGAATCCTAGCTGTCTGCATCACATCATACATAGGCTATGTGGATGGACCCTGGCCTTTCACTCATCCAG GTACCAAGAATACTCCCCTGCAGATGAGTGCCATGCTGGTGAGCCTGGGCTACTTTTTTTTCGATATGGCCTGGTGTGTGTATTTCCGCACAGAGGGAGCCGTTATGCTGGCCCACCACACCATGAGCATCCTGGGAATCCTGCTGACCCTGTGGCTGGGGGAGTCTGGCATCGAAGGCTGTGCGGTACTCTTTGGCAGTGAAATCACCAACCCCCTGCTGCAGGCACGCTGGTTCCTCAAACAGACAGGACACTACAGGACAGTGCTGGGAGATATTGTGGACATCTCGTTCGTGTCGCTGTTTGTGGTGATGCGAGTCTTTGTGGGAGGCACAATGCTGTACTGTGAGCTGATCTCCCCAAGACCAAGATTCTTTATCAAGTGTGGGGGAGTGGCTATGTACGTTCTGTCCTGGGTGTTTATGGTAGACATTGTTCGATTTGCAATTCGGAAAAGCAAGAGATGGCAGAAAGAGCAGAGGGACCAACAAGAAACAGTGGCAGCAAATGGTTATGAGTTAAAGAAGGACTGA